Proteins from one Salvelinus alpinus chromosome 34, SLU_Salpinus.1, whole genome shotgun sequence genomic window:
- the tulp4b gene encoding tubby-related protein 4 isoform X6, translating to MSRNCEPGHSVRMLAAVEHGPILCSDSNILCLSWKGRVPKSEKDKPVCQRRYYEEGWLATGNGRGVVGVTFTSSHCRRDRNTPQRINFNLRGHNSEVVLVRWNEPFQKLATCDMEGGIFVWIQYEGRWSVELVNDRGAQVSDFTWSHDGSQALIAYRDGFVLVGSVSGQRHWSSEINLESQITCGIWTPDDQQVLFGTADGQVIVMDCHGRMIAHVLLHESDGIVGMSWNCPCFLVEDSTESDTDSDDNNTPQVRNLKPVLTVSFISGDISLMNNYDDLAPTVIRSGLKDVEVQWCSQGDLLAVAGMERHGVPGVPSGSIMRNALVKFYNVQGEHIYTLETPAQRPITTICWGHRDSRLFLACGPALYVVRVEHRVASLQLLCQQGIASALREERDVGKLNMPSLLCSYVTTAFIPTIKPPIPDPNNIRDFVSYPTAGNERLHCTMKRAEDNPEAGGPCYTLYLEHLGGLVPILKGRRISKLRPEFIIMDPKTDSKADEVCVNAMISYMTDSCNCSDSSDIELSDEWVGKKSPKLSRGNRSPKHSRRRRNIESRKSPKTSRTSQEGLRSPRLPTKKPLIRSPSLTRREMSMDGISEHNYLAQVTSNIWGTKFKIVGLASFLPANLGAVIYKTSLLHLQPRQMTIYLPEVRRISLDFMSLPVFNPNVFSEDEDDLPVTGPSGVTGDNPPCTVNIPIAPIHSPAQAMSPTQSIGLVQSLLANQNIQLDVLTNPTATASAAAAAAAAAAAAAAAASASVLGSDHGQDAVAVHYSGTLGRYSNPGQVIFNGLEMGPLLAGTLPPPPPPHNLPQQPHQQRPQSQQTHQQQQSKQPQQIQTQQQQQQQQQQQQQQQQQQRMQHQQLQHQQPQIPQHHQHLQQLHIQQIQQQQQQQTQQHQALQQQYQQQQAALQQQQQQIQQQHQHLQQQQIAQQHQQMQLQHEQMHQQQQQMQQQQQQIRQQIIEMRQQQQQLQQQHQQIQQQHQQMQRQHQQMQQQLKLQITLPPPPTGYPTISLQQFQVPHPSPELGPERGQQGHTQSHTLGRPSLPRSRPPSFIDVDSLRSRPPSFLEADTSRSRPPSFIDIDTIRTRPPSFIDVDTGTLRSRPPSFLDADSSRSRTLSFIDTDTLRSRPPSFLDAETSLEIQMRKVNAPPPYPGTVVSAATATTSTAPQTLITNCDNPNILVTADPCLKKDEFSLHPVGLQYQMGYERITTFDSSGNVEEVCRPRRRLIRNQNAYAVQGMGGSATLKVTSSSDSKKVHLPYSSATLSRLSVPRYSIPSGDPPPYPDPANQVNINTTTLPPPQRMDSSHMIHATLRRDRRDGESRLKVSQMVDASRTLPSKSKINSAALALSYQQRVPTALYTCTQCSSNSSSTSVSVSGGGSSSSGIAGGTVVRQDFPPGKGAHHSTIIVHSKSTSPLASQSSYNLLSPVDNSRDRTVYVNSAFTEDEALSQQCRHLTLGEVSLTLKRPPPYQWDPNTAEEFWIPQEQTIVAPPPPPTHKPPPPLIFSNAQHLDMTRLPFLLSTKPPSSPSTVTFPLGYQMSLSPFPPGGGQGGPPLQSMQSPPPPCPPNEVVAPVPQFTQQDPNLVLPPGYPPNLANLACCPLPPMYPGASSCAGLQLQPVSLHPWNPYSLPMQDPSGSATLPSKSHQLLEKPVLSPSPPTVPPPPPPSLPPPPPPTMLPKPKSPTEELTESASSFQEPSSLNESPVPDRQGTDRFSKKSRKRLDSRAEEANMTTVSEGKSKKEGRALSDFNSLISSPRLGGREKKKPKGQREQLNKTKKLNRTSTTNEFQDSSESEPELFISGDELMNQSQSSKKGWKSKRSLRMASELEEIKCRKANEREDRGLGSQGFVYVMANKQPLWNEATQVYQLDFGGRVTQESAKNFQIELDGRQVMQFGRIDGNAYILDFQYPFSAVQAFAVALANVTQRLK from the exons ATGTCCAGGAACTGTGAG CCTGGTCACTCAGTAAGGATGTTAGCTGCTGTGGAACATGGTCCCATCCTCTGCAGCGACTCCAACATCCTCTGCCTCTCCTGGAAGGGCCGGGTCCCCAAGAGCGAGAAGGACAAACCGGTGTGCCAGCGGCGCTACTATGAGGAGGGCTGGTTGGCCACTGGGAACGGGAGAGGGGTGGTGGGCGTAACGTTCACATCCAGCCACTGCAGGAGAGACAGGAACACCCCTCAGAGAATCAACTTCAACCTGCGAGGACACAACAGTGAG GTAGTGCTGGTCCGTTGGAATGAGCCCTTTCAGAAGCTGGCCACGTGTGACATGGAGGGAGGCATCTTTGTTTGGATTCAATATGAGGGACGGTGGTCTGTGGAGTTAGTGAATGACCGCGGTGCCCAG GTGAGTGACTTCACATGGTCTCATGATGGCAGCCAGGCCCTGATCGCCTACCGGGATGGTTTTGTCCTGGTGGGGTCAGTCAGCGGACAGAGACACTGGTCCTCAGAGATTAACCTGGAGAGCCAGATCACCTGTGGCATCTGGACACCTGATGACCAACAA GTGTTGTTTGGTACGGCTGATGGTCAGGTGATAGTGATGGACTGCCATGGTCGTATGATCGCCCACGTCCTCCTGCATGAGTCAGACGGCATCGTCGGCATgtcctggaactgtccctgtttCCTGGTGGAGGACAGCACAGAGAGCGACACCGACTCTGATGACAATAACACACCTCAAG TACGTAACCTGAAGCCCGTTCTGACAGTCAGCTTCATATCAGGAGACATCAGTTTGATGAACAACTACGATGACCTCGCTCCTACCGTCATCCGCTCAGGACTCAAAG ATGTGGAGGTACAGTGGTGTTCGCAGGGGGACCTCCTGGCAGTAGCTGGGATGGAGAGACATGGTGTCCCTGGAGTCCCCTCTGGCTCTATCATGAGGAACGCCCTGGTCAAGTTCTACAACGTCCAAGGAGAACATATCTACACATTAGAAACACCTGCCCAG CGCCCCATCACCACCATCTGCTGGGGCCATAGAGACTCTCGTCTGTTTCTGGCATGTGGCCCGGCGCTGTATGTGGTGCGAGTGGAGCACCGGGTGGCCAGCCTGCAGCTGCTGTGCCAACAGGGCATCGCCAGCGccctgagggaggagagggacgtGGGCAAACTCAACATGCCTTCCTTACTCTGCTCCTATGTCACCACCGCCTTCATACCCACCATCAAG CCTCCCATTCCTGATCCCAACAACATCCGGGACTTTGTCAGCTACCCCACGGCTGGCAACGAAAGGTTGCACTGCACCATGAAGCGAGCGGAGGACAACCCAGAGGCAGGGGGACCCTGTTACACCCTATACCTGGAACACCTAGGGGGGCTGGTGCCTATCCTCAAAGGCAGACGCATCAGCAAGCTACGCCCAGAGTTCATCATCATGGACCCCAAAACAGACAGCAAAGCAG aCGAGGTGTGTGTGAATGCTATGATCTCCTACATGACTGACAGCTGTAACTGTTCCGACTCCAGCGACATTGAGTTGAGTGATGAGTGGGTCGGGAAGAAGTCGCCTAAACTATCCAGAGGAAACAGGTCTCCCAAGCATTCCAGG CGTAGAAGGAACATTGAATCAAGAAAATCTCCCAAGACGTCTAGGACTAGTCAGGAAGGGCTTCGATCACCAAGGTTACCAACGAAGAAGCCTCTGATTCGTTCTCCCAGTCTGACACGTCGAGAGATGTCCATGGATGGAATCTCTGAG CATAATTACCTGGCTCAAGTCACGTCCAATATTTGGGGGACTAAGTTCAAAATTGTGGGACTTGCTTCTTTCTTACCTGCTAATCTGGGTGCAG TTATCTATAAGACCAGTTTGCTCCATCTACAACCAAGGCAGATGACAATCTACCTTCCAGAGGTGCGGAGAATATCACTTGACTTCATGAGCCTGCCGGTCTTTAACCCCAACGTCTTCAGTGAGGATGAGGATGACTTGCCAG TAACGGGACCATCTGGAGTGACAGGTGACAACCCTCCATGTACGGTCAACATCCCCATCGCGCCCATCCACAGCCCCGCCCAGGCCATGTCCCCCACTCAGAGCATTGGTCTGGTCCAGTCCCTGCTGGCCAATCAGAACATTCAGCTGGATGTCCTGACCAATCCCACAGCTACGgcttcagcagcagcagcagcagcagcagcagcagcagcagcagcagcagcagcctcagCCTCTGTTCTGGGGTCTGATCATGGTCAGGATGCTGTGGCAGTACATTACAGTGGGACTCTAGGAAGGTACTCCAACCCAGGACAGGTGATATTTAATGGGCTAGAGATGGGTCCCCTCCTGGCTGGAACGTTACCTCCACCTCCGCCTCCACATAACCTCCCTCAACAACCTCACCAACAACGTCCTCAGTCACAACAGACGCACCAACAACAGCAGTCCAAACAACCACAGCAGATACAAAcgcaacagcaacagcagcagcagcagcagcagcagcagcagcagcagcaacaacagagGATGCAACATCAACAACTACAGCACCAACAACCACAGATTCCACAACATCATCAACACCTACAACAGCTTCACATACAGCAGatccaacagcagcagcagcaacagactCAGCAGCACCAAGCACTGCAACAACAGTACCAACAACAACAGGCGGCActgcaacagcaacaacagcagatCCAACAGCAGCACCAACACTTGCAACAGCAGCAAATCGCTCAGCAGCACCAACAGATGCAACTGCAGCACGAGCAAATGCATCAGCAGCAGCAACAaatgcagcaacaacaacagcagatcCGACAGCAGATTATAGAGATgaggcagcaacagcagcagttgcagcagcagcatcagcagaTACAACAGCAACACCAACAGATGCAGAGGCAGCACCAACAAATGCAGCAGCAACTGAAGCTGCAGATCACCTTGCCCCCTCCGCCTActggctaccccaccatctctttGCAGCAGTTTCAGGTACCCCACCCCAGTCCAGAGTTGGGACCAGAAAGAGGACAGCAGGGCCATACTCAGAGCCATACTCTGGGCAGGCCAAGTCTACCGCGATccaggcctccatcattcattgatGTAGACAGCCTACGGTCTAGACCTCCTTCCTTCCTCGAAGCAGACACATCAAGATCTAGGCCGCCGTCATTCATCGACATAGACACAATACGGACTAGACCTCCTTCTTTCATTGATGTAGATACCGGTACATTGCGATCTAGACCCCCGTCTTTCCTCGATGCGGACTCCTCCCGATCTAGAACTCTTTCattcatagacacagacacactacgGTCTAGACCTCCTTCCTTCCTCGATGCAGAGACTTCCCTTGAGATCCAGATGAGGAAGGTGAACGCTCCCCCGCCCTACCCAGGAACCGTCGTGTCTGCAGCCACCGCCACAACCTCCACCGCTCCTCAGACCCTCATCACCAACTGTGACAACCCCAACATACTGGTCACAGCAGACCCTTGTCTGAAGAAAGACGAGTTCTCACTCCACCCAGTTGGTCTCCAGTACCAGATGGGATACGAGAGGATCACGACCTTTGACAGCAGTGGGAATGTAGAGGAGGTGTGTCGCCCTCGCAGAAGACTCATACGCAACCAGAACGCCTACGCTGTTCAAGGCATGGGAGGTTCGGCCACACTTAAAGTCACCTCATCGTCTGACAGTAAGAAAGTCCATCTTCCTTACAGCTCAGCGACTCTAAGCCGCCTCTCGGTGCCACGATACTCCATACCCAGCGGAGACCCGCCCCCCTACCCAGATCCAGCCAATCAGGTTAACATTAACACGACAACACTTCCCCCTCCCCAACGCATGGACAGTAGTCACATGATTCACGCTACCTTGCGACGTGACAGGCGAGATGGGGAATCCCGCTTGAAGGTGTCCCAGATGGTTGATGCTTCAAGGACTCTACCGTCCAAGTCTAAGATCAACAGTGCTGCACTAGCGCTCTCTTACCAGCAGAGGGTGCCAACAGCTCTATATACCTGCActcagtgcagcagcaacagcagcagcaccaGTGTCAGTGTTAGCGGGGGTGGTAGTAGCAGCAGTGGCATAGCAGGAGGCACTGTGGTGCGGCAGGATTTCCCACCAGGAAAAGGTGCTCATCACAGCACCATCATTGTCCACTCCAAAAGCACTTCACCTCTTGCTTCTCAGTCATCGTACAATCTGCTGAGTCCTGTTGATAACAGCAGGGATAGGACTGTGTATGTGAACTCTGCCTTTACCGAAGACGAGGCATTAAGTCAGCAGTGTCGTCACTTGACTCTTGGGGAGGTTAGTTTGACTCTGAAACGTCCTCCGCCATACCAGTGGGACCCAAACACCGCAGAGGAGTTCTGGATACCTCAAGAACAGACTATCGTAGCTCCCCCTCCACCACCAACGCACAAGCCCCCACCCCCACTCATCTTCAGCAATGCTCAGCACCTGGACATGACGCGGCTGCCTTTCCTACTCTCAACAAAACCCCCCAGCAGCCCAAGCACTGTTACTTTCCCATTGGGTTACCAGATGTCCCTGTCACCTTTCCCTCCAGGGGGAGGTCAGGGTGGACCCCCACTCCAGTCAATGCAGAGCCCTCCACCACCCTGCCCTCCCAACGAAGTAGTTGCCCCAGTTCCCCAGTTCACCCAGCAGGACCCCAACCTGGTCTTGCCACCTGGATACCCTCCCAACCTTGCCAACCTGGCTTGCTGCCCTCTGCCACCGATGTACCCAGGAGCTAGCTCCTGTGCCGGGCTTCAGCTGCAACCTGTTAGCCTGCACCCCTGGAACCCCTACAGCCTACCCATGCAGGACCCCTCAGGCTCTGCCACCCTGCCCAGCAAGTCTCATCAACTGTTAGAGAAGCCagtcctctccccatctcctcctacggttcctcctcccccacctccttcacttcctcctcctcctccaccaaccaTGCTGCCAAAACCCAAAAGCCCTACAGAGGAGCTGACGGAATCTGCCAGTAGCTTCCAGGAGCCGTCTTCTCTAAATGAAAGCCCTGTTCCAGACCGGCAGGGGACTGACAGGTTCAGCAAGAAGAGCCGTAAACGTCTGGACAGCCGAGCTGAGGAGGCAAACATGACCACCGTCTCAGAGGGAAAATCCAAAAAGGAAGGGCGCGCCCTCTCCGACTTCAACTCCCTCATCTCCAGCCCCAGGCTGGGAGGCAGGGAGAAGAAGAAACCCAAAGGCCAGAGGGAGCAGCTGAACAAAACCAAGAAGCTCAACAGGACAAGTACCACCAACGAGTTCCAGGATAGTTCTGAGAGTGAGCCCGAGCTCTTCATCAGTGGAGACGAACTGATGAACCAGAGCCAGAGCTCCAAGAAGGGCTGGAAGAGTAAGAGGAGCCTGAGGATGGCCAGTGAACTGGAAGAGATCAAGTGCAGGAAGGCCAATGAGAGAGAGGACCGCGGGTTGGGCAGCCAGGGATTCGTCTACGTCATGGCCAATAAGCAGCCACTCTGGAACGAGGCAACACAAGTCTACCAGCTGGACTTCGGAGGACGGGTCACTCAGGAGTCTGCTAAGAACTTTCAGATCGAGTTGGATGGCAGACAG GTGATGCAGTTTGGCAGAATCGATGGGAACGCCTATATCCTGGATTTCCAGTATCCTTTCTCAGCAGTGCAGGCCTTTGCTGTGGCCTTAGCCAATGTTACTCAAAGGCTGAAGTGA